A stretch of DNA from Coccidioides posadasii str. Silveira chromosome 4, complete sequence:
GTTGCACATTAACCGTGGTCCTGGGCGTTTCCGAATTACTGTCTGTCGTTGGGTTGGATCAAACCACCGGGTCAGCGATTGACTTTCCTGGTGGCGATGAAAGCAGGTTGACCGGCTAACTAAGTAGCTCCCGATGCGTTTGACTGCTCCATGGTTAACTAACTCGCGGGTTAGCTCGTCCCACATGCCCCGCAGGCTGACAGCGACCCTGTTCCATAGTGACTCCATGTTGTCATCCTATGTAGGTCGTCTTCGAGCCGCTCTCCGACAGGGTCTTAAAGGAGCGGATAATGAGTTAACTTCTCCGAAGATCTTGATGGAAAACCGGTGCCATTCCCAAAGCAATTTCCGCAGTGTGCGCCATGGCAGTCCGATGCCGCGAGCAACCATTGACAAGTACTACGTGGGGAGCTCAGGAAATGGGGCGTGAAAGTCCGGGCAGTTGACGAAAGACCTTTGCAGTCTTCATGGCCCCGAAGAGTTGCTCGAGAAGATCAAGGGGCACCTGCGTTTGCTGACCCTGCTGCATTTTCTGAGAGCTGGAGGATATTGTTGCAAAAACTTTCACCCGGTACTTCTCGTTCTCAACGAGTTTGCTACTACAACCACCCTTGCCTTATGGATGGATCGTCAGGCTGCGGACGTGATATGGGGCTCTACTCTGCTTATGTTGAAGGGAGATTGGATCCGAAACTATGTGTCGCTCCATAGAATCTCGCGCAGTGTCGCTGATCACGTCGGTTAATTTGCTGAACCTGCCTGAGTTCCCAGACATGTTTGAAGAGCTAGACCAGGCTCTACTCAGATTCGGTCGATGTCAGCGAGGACTTTCCGTGACGTCCGCTCTGGAGGATGCTCTCCTTAATGGTTATACGGCGATCATAATCTTCTGCACGCATTTGTTTGCGTTCTTTCGAAACAATCCAATTATAAACGAGACTTGCCGGGCGTGGAATAAGTTTCAAAAACGAGGTTCCAGCGGACATAGCGAAAATTCGACATTTTCAAGGCTACTCGACGAAGAGGCCAGTGTGGTTCGTCGCTCTGGAGAGACCAAAAAAGTGGATAAGGCCGAGCCCACTAGGAATCAACATATCTCTCAGCCGATTGCGAAGAGTCTTCCATGCTACGTGATACCATTTGGCCTGAATGTGAGATTTCTCGGTAGAAGCGATGAGACGGATGCTCTACAGGGAGCCCTCCATCCTCAAGATGATGGTGAACACCTCGAAGTCATGGTGTTCTATGGAATTGGTGGGGTTGGAAAGACGCAGCTTACCCTACACTACGCCAATCCTTCCATGAAGCTATACCATGGTGTGATATGGATACCGTCTGAGACTCAAGCTACAATGGCGCAGGCACTCTCAAAATTTGCGGTGAAGCTTGGCTTGCTACAAGCTGAAGGCCGCAACGATAACTATCAGTCCATACGAAATATGAAAGATTGGCTGAACACGGCGGGGAAATCTTTTCTCCTGATATTTTGACCAGCCAGCATGAAAGGGTCTATCATTATAAATTGTCGATCGCATTCGTTTGCGTCTAAACGTGCAATAGAATTGTTGCATCTCCAATCCTTTATGCGGGAAAATAGGTATAGATGTGTTGTACAATTTGACTAGCTCACGACCGTCGAATGAAACTGACGCAGCGGCGGCAAAGGGGTTGCTCCGGTTTCTCGGTGGCCTATCCCTAGCTACGGTCCAGATAAGGCGAAGTTATGAACGACCGAGGTTATTCCTATGAGGAGATCCTGCAGGTACACCAACGCTCAGCCACAAAGGCGTTCACGGGAACTGGAGCACCGGTACAATATGGACGTACATTAGATACAGCGTGGGAGTGTCCATTTGGAAAACTCTCTGCTGAGTCAAAGACATTGCTGAAGATTCTTACTTTTGACCTGGATCTTATCTCGGAGTCAATATTAAACAGAAGACTTGGAATTGCAGACACTGCCATGGAGATTCTGTTTGATGATTTTGAGTAAGCTCTGCTTCTCTGTGCGACAAATATAGGCTTACCACCAACAGTTTCGGGGTTGGTGTGATCGATCTTACGAGAGCAGCATCTCTGGTCAGTCGGCTATCAACACATAGAGCTATTTCGATCCATCGCCTCGTCCTATTTATAGTGTTTTCGCGGTTGACCACGGACAAGACGTCTACCTTCCTCAACTATGCGATCAGGATGctatcttctagctttcctAACACCTGGAATGAGAGGGTTCGTAAACTAGGTCATGGCCGGGCTTCATGCGACAAATATAGCAAGATTCTCTCCCATGTCGGCCGGCTCATGGCATTAACTCGAGCGAATTTGCTTATCGTTACCAGTCCGGAGCTTCTTGCGGAATTAGTCTTCCGTGCCGGAAGGTGAGTACGAAACCCTGAAGTTAACGGCAGTATCAAGTACGGAGCATGTACCCTGACACGCCCGAATAAGAGAGCTCTGGGAGAATGAGCAGCTCATGACCGCCTGATCATTCTTTGAATTCGGTCTCCAGCTTAAGATTAGCGCGTGCAACTGCGAACTATGCACAGGCATATCACCTGCTAGGCCACATCGCACTGGATCTGGCGCAACCAAGCGCTGCACGATCTGTGTATCGACAGGCATTCAGAGTGAGAGAAGCACTTGAAGGGCCGCATTCACCCCCGGTGGCGGATATATATGGCGATATTGCCTGCAGCTATACCGAGCAAGGAAACGTTGCTGACGCCTTGAAATATATCCACGTTTTCAGAAACTCATGATGTTAAATGATTCACTCCTGATGACCGAAACGCAATCGATATACGCCATGATACACCACGGGGCAACCGGAAAGAGCACTAGGCGCATTGGAGTACTGTTGTAAGCTGCAAAATTTGATTGAAAAACAATTCGTCCAGTTCCAATCACTGGGACAGAGTGGAGACATCATCATTCTGTGCAGGATCAGGTACGGGTAAGGTCTGAGAGAAGAGGCCCGGCAGCTTGCTTGCATCCGAAGCAGTTGCCATGCGTCACAACTTCTTTTGAAGACAAAGGGCCTCGAGGTGTCTCAATGTTCTTAGCAACCCGAATGGCAGAAGCTGACGGTGAGGATGCCCTGGTAGCAAGTCTCTTGTACGCGGTTTCCGAGATGAGCCGAGGGATATCTAACATGCAGGGCCACCTCGCACGGTCGCTGTGGTTTCTGACCATGGTAAAGGAGAGAAGGGGAGATCCCGTGGGAGCTGAACAACTTAGGATCGAAGCGGAAAGGGAGCGGGATAAAGTCGATGGAAACACTGCTAGCTCATTCATGAGCCTGGTACCATGGGTGCTCTGGTGATAGTAAACGGAAGGTATCCGGCTCATCGCGATAGCCCCCGGGCCCATGAGACGATATCAAAGACAGTGATGCGCGTTGGCCATCGCATTGACGGCCGGTCAACGAATACTCCAGGGCACCTGGTGTTGTGCTATGGCACGATACGAGAAGTAAACATGGTTGAATTCTCTCAAGTCCCACGGTGCTTGTGAGCTACTATACATAGTAGCCAAGAGAGGGAAGGGTGACAGTGTCGGAACTCGTTGGCCACTTACTGATGGCGCTGCTCGGCAGGGAGCATCAATGAAAGGCATCTCCACCACCTGATTGGCATGTGATGGGAATCCGCGTGGATTTGGATTggatatactccgtaccttaCGGGAGAGCCTTCATTGCGATGCTTCGCCACATTGACATATGTCCATCCAAGTGCAGTCAGAGTCCAAAGAGTCGAACTTCTCCCTACTCCGCGGCTAACAACCCCCTGGCAATTGTTTATGATTTagtccgtacggagtactccgtactccgcaCTAGTATGTACAATGTTGCCAcaatatacggagtacggagtaaggTCTCAACCTTTGGACCTTACCGTGCCGGGACTAGTTTCACCAACCAAGGATCAAAGCCCCAGGCACGCCCGTACGGAGGATCCTGACAAACTCAAAACTGTAAACCTTCTGTGGCCCATAAACCAGGATCATGACGAGTCCGCCTACCCCTCCGTTCTCGGGAGGCTCAGCAACGCATCCGTCAGCACTACTCTGTACACACATTGTTATACATACGAAGTTCGTCCATAAACGTCCATGTGTGGCGTTTTCTGTTACTCCGTGCTCGGTACTCTGGAATCACCAGCCGTTGACCCAGCTGCCCAACAAACAAAGCTTTGTTCACAGGTCAAGCAAGGGGCTGAACGCTGTCAAATTGCTTGATGAATATTTTTTTCATCGGCACTTAGCTTGAAGAGGCTAAAGGTCAGAACTCTCTGGATTGGGTCAACTAGCTTCTTGGCTCTTGCTTCCCATGCCACTGGATCCTCCAAAAATGCACCGTCCCTTTCACTGAATTAGCTGGCTTCATTGGTCCAAACTTTGACACACCCAGGCCCCTCTTCCGCACGGAGGAGGGAGGCCAAATCTGTGGCCAGGGCCAGAGACCCTTTGCCCCTCGTGTGAGCATCAGCAGTCATTCGATGGGCGCGGGGAGACATTTCCCCCAGGAACGAGCTGGCTGGAACATGTCTCATGCGGGGAGAAATACCTGTCACCGGTTATGTCAACGGGCGCCCGTTAACCAGCCACACTACTTGCCACCTGTTGCATCTCCTGATCTTCGAGAATTCCTCCCCCCGGCTCGGCGGTGGAGGCAGCTGTCTAGTCATGGTCCACAAGTTGGTGGCTTTTCCTCGTGATCGCAATCGTGCCTGGCGGACCGCGAGCCCGGTTATCGGGTAGTTGAAGAACGTGCATCATCCTCCCTGGGCTCGGGTTTATATAAACGAGCCTTTGCTCCCGGACGTAGGCCTCCAAGAGCCTTGCTTTTCATCCTAGATATCCCACGGCAAAAAGCATTCGTGACCCAAAGAACTTCCATCTAGCAGAGGAATCCCGTAACCAACCATGTTGGTTTCAACTCTTGTCCGCCTTTTATTATGTTCGGCCGCGCTATTCAGCAGTCACCTGGCTGTCGCTGTACCCGTCACGCCTGATGAGGTTGAGGTCGACTCATACGCCCTAGAACCCCCTACCGTCGCCGAGCCAGTCACGCCTGGGGAGTCCGGGGTCGGCATAGACGCCATTGAACCTCGACAAGCCGCCAACCAGCGACCAATTTACGCCATTGCCCATCGAGTCCTGACCGCCCAGGGAGTGAGAGATGCCCTCAAACACGGCGCGAACGCTATAGAAATCGACTTGTGTGCCTGGCGCAAGTGGAATACGTGGCTGGCAGACCACGACTGCGCAACAGGGTCCAGTGCTGGCGATTCCGCGGTTACGATGTTTGAGACCATTGTCGAAGAGCATAAGAAGGGGAAGGACGTCACTTTTGTCTGGTTAGACATGAAGAACCCGGATTACTGTGAACCTCGCTTGAATTGCTCGATCGAGGCCCTTAGAAACCTAGCGCGAAAAACACTGGAACCAGAAGGTATACGCGTCCTATTCGGATTCTACAAAGCTGAAAAGAGCCGCGCGTTAAAAGTGATCCGCGAGAAGTTGAATCCTTACGAAGCGGTAAGCTTGAGCGGCAAAGCTAGCGCTGTTTTGAAGGAGTATGAGGGCAAAGTGGCATCAGGGATCCCAGTGGCGCAAAGAGTGATGGACTACGGCTATTACAATCTCCGCTTTGAGTTTGGAGGCTGCCATGAGGGAGGCTATTACACCTGTACCGAATTGCGTCAAGGTGCCCAACTGCGGGATGAAGGGAAACTTGGGAAAGTGTATGGATGGACGAGCTCAAGCGGGCAGGTCGACCTCGTCAACCAGTTGCTGGGCACCGCCGGTGTTGACGGCATCATCTATGGCTTTGAAATGACTTACTACTATGACGACGTTCTCACCTGGAGAGCCGCATTAGATATTCTGACGTGGGTCAAGGAACATGGCAACACCCACCGTATGGCTACCAGAGCTGATCCTCCCTGGTAGTTCTAACAGTGTGAGGAGGTTTACCTTGTATTTATAGAAACTACTAGTATTTTTCTCGGTGGAACATTTGATTTTAATACTTTTTGGGGTAACAAAATACTTTCTATGATCTCTGCATTCCACTGATTTCAATTGTAAACGTTGCCAAGAGGTCTACCTATGGATGTTCCATCTAGGATGATATCAGATTAGTCTGCACTCTGGAGCACAGTGGCAGTTGACAGAGCACTCTGCAGTTATTCCCTCTGTACATGGCATGGAATATAGTGCCTTGTAAAAGGTTGCGTGAATTGGTGCTCCCGCACGCTTCAATCACACATTTGCGGTGTTTCAAACCTAACCCTTCCCACAAAACCATCCACAAAACTATGGAATGAAGAGCTTAAGCTTAAATATTCAAATAAGAAGTTGACTCCAGTTACAAGACTTTACATTCTTGGGAAATTTGCCATGGAGAAGAAAACGTGCATTCAATTGATGTCAAGCTCAAAATTCCACCTTCAACAATCTATTCCACAAGCCAACAAGCTTCTTCTCGAGTCAACTGTATCGCCAAACCTTGACCTGGAAGACCAgatgtaaggattcgcccgcgaaccccttacaaTGAAGAACGACGCTCGCGAGGCAAGGACCTTGCCTGCAAGATGTTGGGAGCTGATGTATGTGTTCCTGAGATGCTAAATCATGTGCTTGAGAAAAAACATAAAAGGTAGCCACTGCATGAACCTCTTATGAAAGCCAGTAGCAATCTGGCACAGAGTCATACCGTTGCTAGAAGAATATAGAGATCTTATCTTCGCGCATTTCTTCCTAATCCTCTCCCTAAGGAGAGTCCCGTTGCCACATTGACCCGCAAGTACAATCCGCGGCTGACTATGTAAAGAGCCACCAGCCCCTCTCAAAAAGATATTGAATAACTACCTATAATCCTACTGCAGGAGAGAGCAAGTAAGGTGTCCACGGTATAGGCAATTGTTACATTTTTGACCCCGGCCTGCGGAGATGCACTCTGCAAAGACCATGTTGCCATAGCCTTGCTGAGCTCTCTTGCAGGCGGAGTACTCCCGTCCTGGTGGAGGCTGCCTCCCAGCCCAAGTCACAAGTCACAAGGATTTCCTTGCGGAGCTGGGGGCGAAGAGCCAGCTGATTTGGATTATCCAAACCAGATATTAACCCAGACCTTTGGATAGGCTTGCGACACCATGCCCTTTCACAGGTGGACAAAGGGGGGAAGACCTGGGAGGACCACCAGGTTGGCCCGCGAAGCCCCAGCAAAGAAGGCGGCCGGGGGAAGAGGGGTGAAGGTGGCCTGGGACCACCATTGTCGATCTCGCCGGGGTTGCTAGGTGGTCCCAGGCACCCTGCAAGACCACGACACCCCGCCAACCTGCCCGAGCGGGAGGCACCATAACCACAACATAGAGAAGGTTAGCTGCGAGCAGAGAGTGTGATAGTGGATACTCACGTTGCTAGCCGAAGCCTGCGGGACCACAACTGCCGGGAGGGGATGAAGGAACCCTAATTCTGTCAGCACGCGAACCAATGCCAGCTCGCGGAAGAGCACCTACAGCTAGAGCTGGCGGAGAAGGGGCGGAGGCTGGTGGAGGAAGAGGGGGAGGAGCAATTCCCTAGAACTGTCAGTCGCGACTACATCCCAGCCTCTCAAAAGACCACTCACCGAAGGCCCAAACAATTCCTCCACaaagggggggaggaggagacCGCGAGCCCCTAGCATGCGTTAGCCTTATCCAACCACGCGGAGGCAAAAGAATCCACGCAGGTAGAAGACTTACGCAGCTTGTGGCCTTGCAGCCAAGCAAGAGGAGATCTCACCGCAAGCCTGCCTCCCACATGAAGCACTGCTTGGAGCGTTCACTTATCTTGGTGATTTTAATGAAGGCTAGAGAAGGAAGAGCAGCAAGTGAAAGTGAAAGTGAAAGTGAGAGAAACctttctcttaagctagtcCTCGTTACCTAATGTTGACGCGGAGCTAGTAGAATAATAGGGGatctgtacagagtacatattgttgtgttattCAGGCTAGAGTTGTGTTATCTCTTATTGAGGCTGTCCTCTTTTCCTTAAGAGGAACTTTTTATTTTCCGAAGGgttctttttgttttctaCTCATAAAAGGTTTTTGATGATACAGCCACCTTGAGGGACCAAGGCTTAGAAGAGGCGGGGAGTCTGCAAGGATTTGCCCGCGAACCCGTTACACTGAAGAACAATGTTCAGGTAAGGAGATTGCCTGCAAGATGTTGAGAGTCACGCTGATCCGCGAAGTACGAATCAATTTTCTACTAGTTAAATATTAGAGCTCAAACCAACTCTGTAAAGGTCTGATTGAATTCTACGAGGATTCCACGAGTTGGACATCATGTACTGGATCTTTGGGAAGACTTGACGCAAACTCTTTTCTGATGAAGACAGGCTTCCCCAACTTTCTAACCCAAAAATAGGTATCATACTCATCAGACATTGACTTTCAGCCCCAAACGGTGTCTCACACTAATAAGTATGGGGTGGCGTTATAAATGATTTGGGGACAACCCCCCAAGTTGATAACTATTTGATGTGTCGAAGTCTTTTCTgtatcttctttctatttACTTGACTCTCTCTATCTGGCGTCTGCGCGACTGAGTCCTGACTACCTGCACGCTGGCATACATTAAGCGTTGAGGACAGCTGACCGCTGTGACAGATCTGTGGGCCGTTAGGAATCCAGCCGTTAACTCAACAGTTGATAAAATGTGGTGTCTCTCGCCAGACCGACCTATTGTCGAGACATATGGCGCTTGCCGTCCTCACGGCTTGCGATCAGGGTCAATTAGGATGATGCTATTATTGACCGATGCTATTGGGGGGCTGTTGAAACAAATAAGAGGCACTCGCCAAGTTCATCAAACATTAAAAAATTTCGtaatatttttaataaaaaaagttTTCTCGTCGTCCCCGGGAAGGCTCGAACTTCCAACCTCCTGATTAACAGTCAGACGCGCTAGCCGATTGCGCCACGGAGACTCACTAATCCCAAAGCGGAAATAGGCGAAAATCTCTAGATGAAGAGGAAATCAAGGAATGACGGGTTGTTACTATCACTTGTCAAAGATTTCCTTcgtctctttttctttttttttctttttttttttttttctttttggataTTGAGCGGTGTCAGACAAATGCAACGGAAGCTGCCTCGTTTGCCAGCTTCGCGTCTTCCGTGCGAGATGCCGCCAAACTGGCGCGTGGTGTCAGATATTACGCTCATCATTGTGATTTGATATGAAGAATCCCCATGCAacgagctccagcagcaaGCAAGAGCCACAAAGATCCCGAGCTCTCAAATTTGcaataaaaattaattacagaattCAGATTTATCCCTTCAGTAGGCCTTCCAGGTTGTGCCCTTGTAAGTCCGCTCCTTTGTTGTACGCCATGTTGTATGTATTCTGTATGAATTCTCGCCATTGAGGCGTGATGTTCTCCTTGAGAATGTCATGTAGGGCATGGTCGTGGTATTTGAGCCCCATTCGCTCGAGTTCCATGCGGATTGCGAGGAATCTCTCTATACAGTTCCTCTCTCCGCCAGCAGACTGTCGTGTCATATTCTGTATTTCCTTTGCTAGGCGTCCTTGGTGGATCTGAGGTTTCTCTAGGAGAGCTATCTCCACAGACTTCCAGAGCTTGTAGGCCACCCGCCTGTTTGAAGTAGACTCTAGCTTGCGTAGTTATTGTACTGTCAATTAAGTCATATAGCCAATTATTCTTGGCTCTCCAGAACCTCGTAATGTCAGGATTATCTGGTCGTGGCGaatcctcctgctcctctAGGATAATATCTTCAGCATCCGCCAATTCAGCTACCTTTAGAACAGCTTCCATGTGGCATAGTTGCTGGTCCCAAACAGCCTGACAATAGGCTTCCTGACAGTCTTTGCAATGCGTAGGAATTGTGCGATGAATTCGCCAGCCTCCGTGCTTGGATCCGTGATTGTCTTCGCGTATGCCTAAAATCTTCTCTAGCCTGTTAGAGGAGCTCATTTGACCCTTGAATCTGTACTCAAATAGTTGCCTCATCTCCAGCTATGCTCTCCGCATCTTCTGGATCTCTATGAGTATCAGTTGAAATGCATCTCCACCTACCCCAGGTTCTCGAGGCTCGCTCTCCGTTGGTTGGTTTGTATGCCTAGCAGATCGTCACAGGTCTGTTTGGGGTGTAGCAAGGTCTTCTGGAGCTACCGGGTCAGGAGTTCGGTGCTTCATTTTGTTGTCTTGAAACTTGCCATGGCTTTGGTGCTGACAGGCGTTCGTTCGGCTCGCTAGCTAGCTGCTTGCTAGAAAGCTACAAACTAACTCGCCAGCTACGCGGTGTAAGAGGCTACAAAACTCACTATCCACAAGGGATAGCTACCAAACGCGTTGGTTGCAAGCTTAATTAACCAATTAAGCTCCGTAAACCGAGTCACTCTCGACTAGTGTGGAAGCAGCCGCCACCTCCACACATGTCAAGTCTCCGTGGCGCAATCGGCTAGCGCGTCTGACTGTTAATCAGGAGGTTGGAAGTTCGAGCCTTCCCGGGGACGACGATGATTTGGCTTCTTttttgctcctttttttctctcgATCTCCCTCCAaatttattttctcttttttacCGTTATCTCAAATTTTTTCCTTGTTAGCCATGAACAAGTACCATAAACGCTAGTCAGCAGAAGAGATAACACGCCCAGAATATTATATACCCCGTGCTTGAGAAGAAACGCGGCTCCGCAGCTCTGACAGTTCGTGGCAGGGTCCTATTGTTGAATCCTGAGGGGACGGAAGACGGTTCACATATGCTGACACAAAAAGTCAGCACAAGGTTCTTAGGACGTTCTCATTGACCTGGAGATATATAGCTTCCACCGGATGCAGTTCTCAGTTCAACGGTCTCTCCACCCACACCCGGTCAGGGATATGCACACAGATCTATCAGATCTTCCGCGCAGATGTTGTGGTGTGAGATCGACTGGCCGATCAAAAGAAGCCTTTCAGCCTTAAGGGGCTTCTGGCTAGCACCCAGATACTTGGCGCCGAAGGGCGTCCCTTGTCCTCGTTTCCTTTGAATACAATAGCTCCACGTCATTGtcgtatgtatgtatgctACCCGAGGAGCAAACCAGCAATTCAAAACTGTCACTTTTTATCAGCGAGGCAATACAATAGTCTCTTGCCTCTTGCCTCATGTAGGGGAACCATCAATTCTTCCTAGTTAGTCTCTGACAACGGGGACTCATACATACAAGCCTACTGGTGAAAGCCGAGTCGTAcacagtactccgtatagatGCGTGCGAAGGCTGTTGGCCTTAAGATGTGAATCTGAACTCTGCGAACCCAGAGCATCTTGATGGCTGTTAGATTTCAAAGCCGTCTGCGACATCATCGCCGTGGCCAATTTGATAATCTCGCTGTCAAGGATGCACGACTTATTTCTATGGGCGAGGCGGCGAGCCCATACGCTTGGCAGGGTGTCTCTCAACGTTGACCAGGAAATCCTTAACTTTGCAAGCGCACAGGCATGCGGCTTTGGTCTTTTTTAATTATCTTCTTACGACAGCTCATTACCACCTTCTGATTTTTGGAATTTTGGGGCAAAATTTCTATGTGGTCTCCGTGGCGCAATCGGCTAGCGCGTCTGACTGTTAATCAGGAGGTTGGAAGTTCGAGCCTTCCCGGGGACGAGGaaatttctctttttttcttttttattccCTCTTCCCCTTCTGATGTGCCAGGTTCAGCAGGCCGGAATGCTGGCGATTTA
This window harbors:
- a CDS encoding uncharacterized protein (EggNog:ENOG410PHIJ~COG:S); the protein is MCRSIESRAVSLITSVNLLNLPEFPDMFEELDQALLRFGRCQRGLSVTSALEDALLNGYTAIIIFCTHLFAFFRNNPIINETCRAWNKFQKRGSSGHSENSTFSRLLDEEASVVRRSGETKKVDKAEPTRNQHISQPIAKSLPCYVIPFGLNVRFLGRSDETDALQGALHPQDDGEHLEVMVFYGIGGVGKTQLTLHYANPSMKLYHGVIWIPSETQATMAQALSKFAVKLGLLQAEGRNDNYQSIRNMKDWLNTAGKSFLLIF
- a CDS encoding uncharacterized protein (EggNog:ENOG410PHIJ~COG:S), with the translated sequence MNDRGYSYEEILQVHQRSATKAFTGTGAPVQYGRTLDTAWECPFGKLSAESKTLLKILTFDLDLISESILNRRLGIADTAMEILFDDFDFGVGVIDLTRAASLVSRLSTHRAISIHRLVLFIVFSRLTTDKTSTFLNYAIRMLSSSFPNTWNERVRKLGHGRASCDKYSKILSHVGRLMALTRANLLIVTSPELLAELVFRAGSLRLARATANYAQAYHLLGHIALDLAQPSAARSVYRQAFRVREALEGPHSPPVADIYGDIACSYTEQGNVADALKYIHVFRNS
- a CDS encoding uncharacterized protein (SECRETED:SignalP(1-24)~EggNog:ENOG410PPV6~COG:S), whose protein sequence is MLVSTLVRLLLCSAALFSSHLAVAVPVTPDEVEVDSYALEPPTVAEPVTPGESGVGIDAIEPRQAANQRPIYAIAHRVLTAQGVRDALKHGANAIEIDLCAWRKWNTWLADHDCATGSSAGDSAVTMFETIVEEHKKGKDVTFVWLDMKNPDYCEPRLNCSIEALRNLARKTLEPEGIRVLFGFYKAEKSRALKVIREKLNPYEAVSLSGKASAVLKEYEGKVASGIPVAQRVMDYGYYNLRFEFGGCHEGGYYTCTELRQGAQLRDEGKLGKVYGWTSSSGQVDLVNQLLGTAGVDGIIYGFEMTYYYDDVLTWRAALDILTWVKEHGNTHRMATRADPPW